One genomic region from Calypte anna isolate BGI_N300 chromosome 8, bCalAnn1_v1.p, whole genome shotgun sequence encodes:
- the RAD54L gene encoding DNA repair and recombination protein RAD54-like isoform X1, with protein sequence MRRSLAPSQLAKRKAGGDEEEEEEGEEKDWHPPTTRKRQKPVSEAGSGECYLSPFRKPLAQLTNRPHCLDSSQHEAFIRSILSKPFKVPIPNYKGPLGLRALGIKRAGLRSPLHDPFEEGALVLYEPPLLSAHDQLKIDKDKAPVHVVVDPVLSRVLRPHQREGVKFLWDCVTSRRIPGSHGCIMADEMGLGKTLQCITLMWTLLRQSPDCKPEIEKAMVVSPSSLVRNWYNEVEKWLGGRIQPLAIDGGSKEEIDHKLVGFMNQRGLRVPSPILIISYETFRLHAEALKKGSVGLVICDEGHRLKNSENQTYQALNSLNTPRRVLISGTPIQNDLLEYFSLVHFVNSGILGTAQEFKRHFEIPILKGRDADASEAERHKGEERLQELISIVNRCLIRRTSDILSKYLPVKIEQVVCCRLTPLQAELYKNFLKQAKPVEELKGGKISVSSLSSITSLKKLCNHPALIHDKCVEEEEGFMGALDLFPAGYSTKSVEPQLSGKMLVLDYILAVTKSTSNDKVVLVSNYTQTLDLFEKLCRNRRYLYVRLDGTMSIKKRAKVVERFNSPSSPEFIFMLSSKAGGCGLNLIGANRLVMFDPDWNPANDEQAMARVWRDGQKKTCYIYRLLSTGTIEEKIFQRQTHKKALSSCVVDEEQDVERHFSLGELKELFTLNETTTSDTHDKIKCRRCVNGHQVRPPPEGSDCTSDLSQWNHCADKKGLQDSVLKAAWDAAVTFTFHHHSHEEQRGIP encoded by the exons ATG AGGAGGAGCCTGGCCCCCAGTCAGCTGGCCAAGAGGAAGGCGGGCGGcgatgaggaggaagaggaggagggggaggagaaggactGGCACCCCCCGACG actCGGAAGAGACAGAAACCTGTCAGTGAGGCAGGGAGTGGGGAGTGTTACCTCTCGCCTTTCCGGAAGCCCTTGGCTCAGCTGACCAACAGGCCTCACTGCCTGGATAGCAGTCAGCAT GAGGCTTTTATCCGCAGCATTTTGTCCAAACCCTTCAAAGTTCCCATTCCAAACTATAAAG GGCCCCTGGGCTTGCGTGCACTGGGCATCAAACGGGCAGGGCTGAGGAGCCCTCTCCATGACCCTTTTGAGGAAGGAGCTCTGGTTCTGTATGAGCCCCCGCTGCTGAGTGCCCACGACCAGCTGAAAATAGACAA GGACAAAGCACCTGTCCATGTTGTGGTGGATCCTGTCCTCAGCCGTGTTCTGCGGCCCCATCAGAGAGAA GGAGTGAAATTCCTCTGGGATTGTGTGACGAGCCGCCGGATCCCCGGGAGTCACGGCTGTATCATGGCAGATGAAATGGGGCTGGGCAAAACCCTGCAGTGCATCACCCTCATGTGGACACTTCTCCGGCAAAGCCCAGACTGCAAGCCTGAAATTGAGAAAGCCATGGTGGTGTCTCCCTCCAGCCTGGTGAGAAACTGGTACAATGAAGTAGAGAAATGGCTGGGGGGAAGGATCCAGCCACTGGCCATTGATGGAGGCTCCAAAGAAGAGATTGACCATAAACTAG TTGGCTTCATGAACCAGCGTGGCCTCCGAGTGCCTTCACCCATCCTGATCATCTCCTATGAGACCTTCCGACTCCATGCTGAGGCTTTAAAGAAGGGCAGCGTTGGGCTGGTCATATGTGATGAG ggCCATAGACTAAAGAACTCTGAAAACCAAACATACCAGGCTCTCAACAGCTTAAATACACCTCGACGAGTCCTAATCTCAGGCACCCCCATTCAAAACGATCTCCTTGAATACTTCAGCCTGGTGCACTTTGTCAATTCAGGCATCCTAG GGACTGCACAGgaatttaaaagacattttgaaattCCCATCTTGAAAGGCAGGGATGCAGATGCAAGTGAAGCTGAGCGCcacaaaggagaagagaggctTCAAGAGCTGATCAGCATTGTGAACAG GTGTTTAATTCGAAGAACTTCAGACATCCTCTCCAAGTATTTGCCAGTGAAGATTGAGCAAGTGGTCTGCTGCAG GCTGACACCTCTTCAGGCTGAGCTGTACAAGAACTTCCTGAAGCAAGCCAAGCCAGTGGAGGAGCTGAAGGGGGGCAAAATCAGTGtgtcctctctctcttccatcACTTCCCTGAAGAAGCTCTGCAATC ACCCTGCTCTAATCCATGATAAGTGtgtggaagaggaagaaggttTTATGGGAGCCCTAGACTTGTTTCCTGCTGGCTACAGCACCAAATCTGTGGAGCCCCAGCTTTCAG GAAAGATGCTGGTTTTGGACTACATCCTTGCTGTTACAAAAAGCACCAGTAACGACAAGGTGGTTTTAGTGTCTAACTACACTCAGACACTGGACCTATTTGAAAAGCTCTGCAGGAACAGAAG GTACTTATACGTCCGTCTGGACGGGACCATGTCCATTAAGAAGAGAGCAAAGGTTGTGGAGCGATTCAACAGCCCCTCA AGCCCCGAGTTTATCTTCATGTTAAGCAGCAAAGCAGGTGGCTGTGGTTTGAATCTGATTGGGGCTAACAGACTGGTTATGTTCGACCCAGACTGGAACCCAGCTAATGATGAGCAGGCCATGGCTCGTGTGTGGAGGGATGGCCAGAAGAAGACCTGCTACATCTATCGACTGCTTTCT ACAGGGACCATAGAGGAGAAGATATTCCAACGCCAGACCCACAAGAAGGCCCTCAGCAGCTGTGTGGTGGATGAAGAGCAGGATGTAGAAAGGCACTTCTCACTTGGGGAGCTGAAGGAGCTCTTCACATTGAATGAGACCACCACCAGTGACACCCATGACAA GATCAAGTGTCGGCGCTGTGTGAACGGCCACCAGGTCCGTCCCCCCCCTGAAGGGTCTGACTGCACCTCTGACCTCTCCCAGTGGAACCACTGTGCTGACAAGAAGGGGCTGCAGGACTCGGTGCTGAAGGCTGCTTGGGACGCTGCTGTCACCTTCACCTTTCACCATCACTCCCATGAAGAGCAGCGAGGGATTCCCTAG
- the RAD54L gene encoding DNA repair and recombination protein RAD54-like isoform X2: MRRSLAPSQLAKRKAGGDEEEEEEGEEKDWHPPTTRKRQKPVSEAGSGECYLSPFRKPLAQLTNRPHCLDSSQHEAFIRSILSKPFKVPIPNYKGPLGLRALGIKRAGLRSPLHDPFEEGALVLYEPPLLSAHDQLKIDKDKAPVHVVVDPVLSRVLRPHQREGVKFLWDCVTSRRIPGSHGCIMADEMGLGKTLQCITLMWTLLRQSPDCKPEIEKAMVVSPSSLGHRLKNSENQTYQALNSLNTPRRVLISGTPIQNDLLEYFSLVHFVNSGILGTAQEFKRHFEIPILKGRDADASEAERHKGEERLQELISIVNRCLIRRTSDILSKYLPVKIEQVVCCRLTPLQAELYKNFLKQAKPVEELKGGKISVSSLSSITSLKKLCNHPALIHDKCVEEEEGFMGALDLFPAGYSTKSVEPQLSGKMLVLDYILAVTKSTSNDKVVLVSNYTQTLDLFEKLCRNRRYLYVRLDGTMSIKKRAKVVERFNSPSSPEFIFMLSSKAGGCGLNLIGANRLVMFDPDWNPANDEQAMARVWRDGQKKTCYIYRLLSTGTIEEKIFQRQTHKKALSSCVVDEEQDVERHFSLGELKELFTLNETTTSDTHDKIKCRRCVNGHQVRPPPEGSDCTSDLSQWNHCADKKGLQDSVLKAAWDAAVTFTFHHHSHEEQRGIP, from the exons ATG AGGAGGAGCCTGGCCCCCAGTCAGCTGGCCAAGAGGAAGGCGGGCGGcgatgaggaggaagaggaggagggggaggagaaggactGGCACCCCCCGACG actCGGAAGAGACAGAAACCTGTCAGTGAGGCAGGGAGTGGGGAGTGTTACCTCTCGCCTTTCCGGAAGCCCTTGGCTCAGCTGACCAACAGGCCTCACTGCCTGGATAGCAGTCAGCAT GAGGCTTTTATCCGCAGCATTTTGTCCAAACCCTTCAAAGTTCCCATTCCAAACTATAAAG GGCCCCTGGGCTTGCGTGCACTGGGCATCAAACGGGCAGGGCTGAGGAGCCCTCTCCATGACCCTTTTGAGGAAGGAGCTCTGGTTCTGTATGAGCCCCCGCTGCTGAGTGCCCACGACCAGCTGAAAATAGACAA GGACAAAGCACCTGTCCATGTTGTGGTGGATCCTGTCCTCAGCCGTGTTCTGCGGCCCCATCAGAGAGAA GGAGTGAAATTCCTCTGGGATTGTGTGACGAGCCGCCGGATCCCCGGGAGTCACGGCTGTATCATGGCAGATGAAATGGGGCTGGGCAAAACCCTGCAGTGCATCACCCTCATGTGGACACTTCTCCGGCAAAGCCCAGACTGCAAGCCTGAAATTGAGAAAGCCATGGTGGTGTCTCCCTCCAGCCTG ggCCATAGACTAAAGAACTCTGAAAACCAAACATACCAGGCTCTCAACAGCTTAAATACACCTCGACGAGTCCTAATCTCAGGCACCCCCATTCAAAACGATCTCCTTGAATACTTCAGCCTGGTGCACTTTGTCAATTCAGGCATCCTAG GGACTGCACAGgaatttaaaagacattttgaaattCCCATCTTGAAAGGCAGGGATGCAGATGCAAGTGAAGCTGAGCGCcacaaaggagaagagaggctTCAAGAGCTGATCAGCATTGTGAACAG GTGTTTAATTCGAAGAACTTCAGACATCCTCTCCAAGTATTTGCCAGTGAAGATTGAGCAAGTGGTCTGCTGCAG GCTGACACCTCTTCAGGCTGAGCTGTACAAGAACTTCCTGAAGCAAGCCAAGCCAGTGGAGGAGCTGAAGGGGGGCAAAATCAGTGtgtcctctctctcttccatcACTTCCCTGAAGAAGCTCTGCAATC ACCCTGCTCTAATCCATGATAAGTGtgtggaagaggaagaaggttTTATGGGAGCCCTAGACTTGTTTCCTGCTGGCTACAGCACCAAATCTGTGGAGCCCCAGCTTTCAG GAAAGATGCTGGTTTTGGACTACATCCTTGCTGTTACAAAAAGCACCAGTAACGACAAGGTGGTTTTAGTGTCTAACTACACTCAGACACTGGACCTATTTGAAAAGCTCTGCAGGAACAGAAG GTACTTATACGTCCGTCTGGACGGGACCATGTCCATTAAGAAGAGAGCAAAGGTTGTGGAGCGATTCAACAGCCCCTCA AGCCCCGAGTTTATCTTCATGTTAAGCAGCAAAGCAGGTGGCTGTGGTTTGAATCTGATTGGGGCTAACAGACTGGTTATGTTCGACCCAGACTGGAACCCAGCTAATGATGAGCAGGCCATGGCTCGTGTGTGGAGGGATGGCCAGAAGAAGACCTGCTACATCTATCGACTGCTTTCT ACAGGGACCATAGAGGAGAAGATATTCCAACGCCAGACCCACAAGAAGGCCCTCAGCAGCTGTGTGGTGGATGAAGAGCAGGATGTAGAAAGGCACTTCTCACTTGGGGAGCTGAAGGAGCTCTTCACATTGAATGAGACCACCACCAGTGACACCCATGACAA GATCAAGTGTCGGCGCTGTGTGAACGGCCACCAGGTCCGTCCCCCCCCTGAAGGGTCTGACTGCACCTCTGACCTCTCCCAGTGGAACCACTGTGCTGACAAGAAGGGGCTGCAGGACTCGGTGCTGAAGGCTGCTTGGGACGCTGCTGTCACCTTCACCTTTCACCATCACTCCCATGAAGAGCAGCGAGGGATTCCCTAG